The Gemmatimonadota bacterium region TCGAACTCTCGCTGATCGTGATCGACGATGACGATTACCAGGTTACCGCCGAGACCATCCGGGATTCGGTCCTGGTGGATTCGGAAGTCGAGATGCGGGTGATGGACCATTCCCGCGCAAAACTGTACACCACCTACCTTCCCCCGGGCAAGTATGATCTCGAGATCAAGCTCTACGACCAGGATACCGGCAGCCAGCATGACATGGCCAGACCTTTCGAGGTGCCCGATTACTTCAGGGACAGGCTGAGCGTAAGCGACATCCAGTTCGCCGGACTGGTCCTGGAAGGGTCCTCCAACGTCGGCCTGGAACGCAGGGGCATCCGGATCGTTCCCAACCTGACCCGGGCCTTCGGCGAAGACCATACCGACATGTACATCTACTACGAGGTGTACTCGGACGCGGACGGAGAGGCGCAACAGCCGCTGTCGGCGGTATACAAGATCAAGTCGCCGTCGGGCAAGGTGATGCTGGACCGGGAGGAACCCCTGGAACGGCAGGGCCATATCGGCGCGTACAGCGGCCGGTTCGATACCAGCGACCTGCCCCAGGGGGTGTACACCCTCGAAATCGAAGTCGATGACCGCGCCGTTCGAAACCGGGCGAAGGCCAAATCGGAATTCCACATCACCTGGCAGTTCCTGCTGCCCCTGTCGACGGCCAGGAACTTCAGGGAGATCACCGAGCAGTTGAGGTATATCGCCAAGAACGACGAGTTGGATACGCTGAAGAAGTACAGGGACGCGCCCGCGGGAGAACAGAAAGTCGCCCTGGAGACGTTCTGGAAACGCCGGGACCCCACGCCGGGAACGGACCGGAACGAACACATGATCACCTATTACAGGCGGATCGCGTACGCGAACGAAAACTTCGACGACGGACTCCGGAAAGGCTGGCGCAGCGACCAGGGCCGGGTCTATATCGTCTACGGTCCGCCGGACGAGGTGGAGCGGCACACCTGGGACCGGTCCTACTCCCATCCGTACCAGGTATGGCACTACAACAACATAAGCCGTAGTTTCGTCTTCGTCGACTTCGACGGCTATGGCAGGTATCAGCTCTATCGGGTTTATTGAAACGGCGGTTACAGCCTATGGCGGCTTCCGTCCGGTTTGCCGAAATAGCCCTCCCTCTACCGGTCGACCAGGTATTCTCCTACAGCATTCCGGACAATCTCCTCGACACGGCCCTGCCGGGACGCAGGGTGTCCGTCGCCTTCACGAACCGCAGGATGACCGGCGTCATCTCGGCGCTTTCGGACACCTGTCCCGTGCAGCGGTACAGGCCGCTGTTGGACGTCCTCGACAACGAGCCGGTCCTGGACGCCTCGCTGCTCGAGCTCACGCGGTGGATCGGCCGGTACTATCTCTGCCCGTGGGGCGAAGCGATCAAGGCCGCCCTGCCCGCGGGCCTGTTGTCGGAAAGCGAACAGGTCGTCAGACGGGACGAACCGTGTCCCCCCGAGTGCATGGACCGGCTCCGCCGCGCCGCGCCCCGGCAGGCCGAATTGCTTGCCCGGGTTCCGGAACAGGGCGCCGTCACCCTGTCGAGCCTCCGGCGCAGGACCCGCATCCGGCAGCCCTTCGCGGCCCTTCGCGGCCTCGAAGCGAAGGGCCTGGTAACGATTTCGATCGGAGATACCGGCACCGGTCCGGGCATCCGGTACGAGACCTGGGTCGAACTGATCCCGCCGAAGGAGGAGGCGGACCGGATCGTGACCAGGCTGATCCCCCGCGCGACCCGGCAGGCCAGTTGCATCAACCTCCTGGCGCGGCACGGTGGCCGGCTGACCACGGAGCAGCTCCGTCACCTGGGCCGGATCGAACGGGCCGTGGTGCGGAGACTGGAGAAAAAGGGCCTGGTGTCGCTCCGGGAGGTGGAGACGATACGCGACCCCTACCGGGACGCCGTACTGCCCGAACCGGTAAAGGTCGATCCCACGGCGGAGCAGGCCGAGGCGCTGCGGGCGATCCACGGCGCCATCGGCCGGGGCGCGTTCAAGTCCCTGCTGCTCTACGGCGTCACCGGCAGCGGGAAGACGCACGTCTATGTAAAATCCATAGAAAAGACCCTGGAAGCGGGCCGGTCGGCCATCGTGCTCGTGCCGGAACTCGCCCTGACCCCGCAGGCAGTGCGGCAGTTCCGCGCCCATTTCGGCGATCTTGTGACCGTTTTGCACAGCGGCCTGTCCCCGGGAGAGCGGTACGACTCCTGGCGGCGGACCCGCGCCGGGGACTACCGCATCGTCGTCGGCGCCCGGTCCGCCGTGTTCGCGCCGCTGTCCAATCTCGGCCTGATCGTCATCGATGAGGAACACGAACCGTCCTACAAGCAGTTCGACGATCCCCCGCTTTATCATGCGCGGGACGTGGCGGTCGTCCGAGCGCGCACGGTGAACGCCGTGACGGTCATGGGCAGCGCGACGCCTTCCCTGGAGACCTACGCCAATACGCAGACCGGCAAATTCGAATGCTGCCGCCTGACCGAGCGGGTGGACCGGCGGCCCCTGCCGGGCGTGCGGATCGTGGACAT contains the following coding sequences:
- a CDS encoding GWxTD domain-containing protein yields the protein MLDREEPLERQGHIGAYSGRFDTSDLPQGVYTLEIEVDDRAVRNRAKAKSEFHITWQFLLPLSTARNFREITEQLRYIAKNDELDTLKKYRDAPAGEQKVALETFWKRRDPTPGTDRNEHMITYYRRIAYANENFDDGLRKGWRSDQGRVYIVYGPPDEVERHTWDRSYSHPYQVWHYNNISRSFVFVDFDGYGRYQLYRVY
- the priA gene encoding primosomal protein N'; this translates as MAASVRFAEIALPLPVDQVFSYSIPDNLLDTALPGRRVSVAFTNRRMTGVISALSDTCPVQRYRPLLDVLDNEPVLDASLLELTRWIGRYYLCPWGEAIKAALPAGLLSESEQVVRRDEPCPPECMDRLRRAAPRQAELLARVPEQGAVTLSSLRRRTRIRQPFAALRGLEAKGLVTISIGDTGTGPGIRYETWVELIPPKEEADRIVTRLIPRATRQASCINLLARHGGRLTTEQLRHLGRIERAVVRRLEKKGLVSLREVETIRDPYRDAVLPEPVKVDPTAEQAEALRAIHGAIGRGAFKSLLLYGVTGSGKTHVYVKSIEKTLEAGRSAIVLVPELALTPQAVRQFRAHFGDLVTVLHSGLSPGERYDSWRRTRAGDYRIVVGARSAVFAPLSNLGLIVIDEEHEPSYKQFDDPPLYHARDVAVVRARTVNAVTVMGSATPSLETYANTQTGKFECCRLTERVDRRPLPGVRIVDMREERRLGRFSIFSAPLADRIKDRLARKEQIILFLNRRGFSPFVQCYDCGLSVSCPNCSVTMTYHADSLFMRCHYCDHRDQAPEVCPKCRSRSIGYRGVGTQRVEEELKERFPDARIVRMDMDTTSRKGSHQDIFHRVLNREADILLGTQMVAKGFDFPNVTLVGVISADTSLNLPDFRASERTFQLLTQVAGRTGRGELGGEVIVQTYSQGH